From one Chelonoidis abingdonii isolate Lonesome George unplaced genomic scaffold, CheloAbing_2.0 scaffold0735, whole genome shotgun sequence genomic stretch:
- the LOC116833640 gene encoding olfactory receptor 10A7-like produces the protein MCAFKLFSLFSAVGHFFTRYLGIYCLPQINYVEESGRGNLTTVTEFILLGLSNHHDLQVPLFSIYLSIYTITLMGNILIILITMDPALHTPMYFFLRILSFLEICYTSVTVPKMLVNFLSDNRGISYVGCVAQMYFLLFLGISECFLLAAMAYDRYVAICNPLRYRLIMDRRVCLFLTVLSWFWGNVVSLVQTAWVFTLPFCGSNQINYFFCGIPPLIKLSCIDIPLYEMQLFIAAILVIFIPFSLIVVSYTFIISTILKMGSAEGRHKAFSTCFSHLIVVTLYYGSCGLIYLRPKSIHLLDTNKVLALIYTTITLTLNPFIYSLRNKEVKEVLRRLLGDRMKRKNIFL, from the coding sequence ATGTGTGCCTTTAAGCTTTTCTCCTTATTTTCTGCAGTGGGTCATTTCTTCACAAGATATCTGGGTATTTATTGTCTCCCACAGATAAATTATGTAGAAGAATCAGGAAGGGGGAACCTCACCACGGTGACTGAATTCATTCTACTAGGATTGTCCAACCACCATGACCTTCAGGTGCCTCTGTTCTCCATCTATCTGTCCATTTATACCATTACACTGATGGGGAACATCCTCATCATCCTTATCACCATGGACCCAgcccttcacacccccatgtatttcTTTCTCCGGATCTTATCCTTCCTGGAGATCTGCTATACCTCAGTCACTGTCCCCAAGATGCTGGTGAACTTCCTCTCAGACAACAGGGGCATTTCCTACGTGGGCTGTGTTGCCCAAATGTACTTCCTTCTCTTCCTTGGAATCTCTGAGTGCTTCCTTCTGGCCGCAATGGCATATGACCGCTATGTGGCCATATGCAACCCATTGAGGTACAGGCTCATCATGGATAGGAGGGTCTGCCTTTTCTTGACAGTTCTCTCTTGGTTCTGGGGTAATGTAGTGTCCCTAGTACAGACAGCCTGGGTTTTCACCTTGCCATTTTGTGGGTCCAATCAAATTAACTATTTCTTCTGTGGTATTCCCCCATTGATTAAGCTTTCTTGTATTGACATCCCTCTGTATGAAATGCAGTTGTTTATAGCAGCTATACTAGTCATCTTCATTCCATTTTCTCTCATAGTTGTGTCCTACACCTTTATTATCTCcaccattttaaagatgggatcAGCTGAAGGCAGAcacaaagccttctccacctgttTCTCACACCTCATTGTGGTGACATTGTATTACGGAAGCTGTGGCCTGATCTATTTAAGACCTAAATCCATTCATTTACTAGACACTAACAAAGTGCTGGCTCTGATATATACAACCATCACCCTGACCTTGAACCCCTttatctacagcctgaggaacaaggaggtgaaagAGGTTCTGAGGAGATTGCTGGGGGACAGaatgaagagaaaaaatattttcttgtag